Proteins from a genomic interval of Lolium perenne isolate Kyuss_39 chromosome 1, Kyuss_2.0, whole genome shotgun sequence:
- the LOC127311905 gene encoding protein LIGHT-DEPENDENT SHORT HYPOCOTYLS 6 has translation MEPAPGEGSSTPEEAGPSSSSAPVEKTEEPKQQAQPPEGGRQQAVVQEHLQPQPLSQQPPVPAGLSRYESQKRRDWNTFLNYLRNHKPPLTLPRCSGAHVIEFLKYLDQFGKTKVHADGCAYFGQPNPPVPCACPLRQAWGSLDALIGRLRAAYEESGGRPESNPFAARAVRFYLREVREAQAKARGIPYEKKKRKRGSTAAPAAPPPVVTAAEAAGTSGGGEDDDDEPTQSTEQRQTTPASPATPPTRSSSAGGTSTTAAAAATTTTTTRGKEAAEGSA, from the coding sequence ATGGAGCCAGCTCCCGGTGAGGGATCAAGCACGCCGGAGGAGGCTGGACCCTCCTCATCCTCGGCTCCCGTTGAGAAGACAGAAGAACCGAAGCAACAGGCGCAACCGCCTGAAGGAGGACGGCAACAAGCCGTAGTGCAGGAGCACCTACAGCCGCAGCCTCTGTCGCAGCAGCCGCCGGTGCCGGCGGGGCTGAGCCGGTACGAGTCGCAGAAGCGGCGCGACTGGAACACGTTCCTGAATTATCTGCGCAACCACAAGCCGCCGCTGACGCTGCCCCGGTGCAGCGGCGCGCACGTCATCGAGTTCCTCAAGTACCTCGACCAGTTCGGCAAGACCAAGGTACACGCCGACGGCTGCGCCTACTTCGGCCAGCCCAACCCGCCGGTGCCGTGCGCGTGCCCTCTTCGGCAGGCATGGGGCAGCCTCGACGCGCTCATCGGACGCCTCCGCGCCGCCTACGAGGAGTCCGGCGGCCGCCCCGAGTCCAACCCCTTCGCCGCGCGGGCCGTGCGCTTCTACCTACGCGAGGTGCGCGAGGCGCAGGCCAAGGCGCGCGGGATCCCCTACGAAAAGAAGAAGCGAAAGCGCGGGAGCACTGCCGCCCCCGCGGCACCGCCTCCCGTCGTCACCGCTGCAGAGGCGGCAGGGACGTCGGGAGgcggcgaggacgacgacgacgagccgACACAGTCTACTGAGCAACGCCAGACGACGCCGGCATCTCCTGCTACTCCGCCAACTCGAAGTAGTAGCGCGGGCGGTACCAGCACTACCGCAGCGGCGGCAGCCACCACAACAACGACGACGAGGGGGAAGGAAGCGGCAGAAGGATCAGCGTGA